TCGAGCAGCACAACCCGACCACAGGAGCCATGATCGGACGCTGCGCTCGCTTCGCACCTGAGGTGGATGGCGAAGTGCAGGTTCAGCCTCGTGCTGACGGCTTGCAAGCACAACCGGGAACCATGGTTCCAGTACGAATCAACGGAGCCGACATCTACGACCTGAGCGGCGAGATCGTGGGGGCAAGCGAGATGGTTGCGTCAGCTCGCAGCAGCCATTGAGCCACCCTTCATCACATGCACGCCAACGCATTATTTTCCTAATCGCATCCGGCTTGAGCACTGCCGGTTCCTTCGCAGGGATCACGGCCAAAGGCTGGATCCTGATGGATGAAACCAAAGCACCCATGGTGCTGGCGCTGAATTTTGCCGCACTCTCCCTACCCACAATTTTGGTAAGCGGGCCGGCAGGCGTGCGCACCGATCGCGTTGGCTGTGAGCGGGTGTTAATCCAGGCACAGTGGGCACTGCTATGCGCAAGCCTGCTTGGAGCGATTTCCATCCCGATCTTCGACGGACAAGCACAGGTCTTGATGCTGCTGGCCAGCACCTTGCTGGTGGGCATTGCCGGTGCCTATGAACTCACGGCTCGCAATAAGTACTGCGCTCTGCTGGTGGACGACAACTCCGAGCTGGCGCCCTTCCTGACGAGCTTCTCGGTGGTCTTCAACGTCGGCAAGCTAGTGGGCCCCCTTCTGGGGGGCCTACTGATCACTCTGGCGGGTTCGGCCACGGCGCTCACTCTGGATGCAGCCACTTATCTGTTCCCGATCGCCAGTGTGATCTGGCTGCTGAATCCGAAAACGGAACTGGAGGAGCGCAGTGCTCCTGGGAAAAAGGCGTCGTTACGGGTGGCCTGGCGGGAATGCGGCAGCACCCTGAGGCACGTGCTGATGTTCACCGGCTTGATGTGTGTGGTGGGGTTCTTCCACCCTGGACTTGGGCCCTTGATCGCCGCTCGTGAGCTCGGGAATGCACCGATGGATCTTGCAGCTTTCACCAGCGTTCTGGCCCTGGGAAGCATTGCTGGTGGACTGCTGCTGCAACGCAACAGTCATCGTTTCTGCCGAAGACCCTCTCTGACCCTGGCAGGGTTTGCATTAGTCACCGCCGTGGCTCAGCTGGGGATGGCCATTGGAGGTGATGTGCCCTTCTTGCTTGCCATGACTCTCTTAATCGGAGCAGGTACCGCAGGGCTTCTGAGCAGCAGCAATTTGATCACCCAGGTGGGTTCGAGCCAGATCCT
This genomic window from Synechococcus sp. MIT S9220 contains:
- a CDS encoding MFS transporter, with the translated sequence MSHPSSHARQRIIFLIASGLSTAGSFAGITAKGWILMDETKAPMVLALNFAALSLPTILVSGPAGVRTDRVGCERVLIQAQWALLCASLLGAISIPIFDGQAQVLMLLASTLLVGIAGAYELTARNKYCALLVDDNSELAPFLTSFSVVFNVGKLVGPLLGGLLITLAGSATALTLDAATYLFPIASVIWLLNPKTELEERSAPGKKASLRVAWRECGSTLRHVLMFTGLMCVVGFFHPGLGPLIAARELGNAPMDLAAFTSVLALGSIAGGLLLQRNSHRFCRRPSLTLAGFALVTAVAQLGMAIGGDVPFLLAMTLLIGAGTAGLLSSSNLITQVGSSQILRGRMAGLGQIAFLGGGGLSGLIAAQVTVTFGLQATFAISGTLGIVLALLEIWRRGGSVLTEVRSI